The DNA window AATGAACACTTTGAACTGCTTGTAATCGGCGGGGGGCCCGCCGCGATAACCATGGCCAAGGAGCTGGGGTCCCGGGTCCGGATGGGGGTAATCCGGCGGGAGGCCCACTCCATGATCTACTGCGCCATGCCCTACGCCGTGGAAGGGCTGCTGCAGCCGGAAAAGACCCTGAAGGCTGATACACTGGTTACCGAGACCGGGGCGCAACTGATCCGGGACACCGTTACAGACGTCGATTTTGAAAAAAAGAGCGTCACCACCCAGGCGGGAAACAGCTATACCTGGGATAAGCTGGTAATCGCCACAGGCGCGGAACCGGTACTGCCACCCCTGAAGGGGCATGAGCTGGAGGGCGTAAGCACCTTCAAGAAGGAAGAGGATATGTTCAAGGTCGCTTCCATGGTGGAAGAGGGCATGGAAAACGCTGTGGTTATCGGGGCGGGAGCCATCGGCGTGGAACTCGCCCAGGCCCTGGCAGCCCGCGGGGTAGATACCGTTCTGGCGGATATGGCGGATTCGGTTCTTCCCAACCTCGCCGATCCGGAAATGACCGCCCCCGCAGCGGAGGAGCTGCAGAGGCTGGGGATCCGTCTCAAGCTGGGACGCAAAGCCCTGGAACTGAGGGCCCGTGAGGATAAGCCTGCCCTGATCGGCGGGGTTGTATTCGACGACGGCAGTATCGAGAAAGCCGACCTGGTCGTTTTTGCCGTCGGGATGCGCCCGGAGGTCTCCCTCTTCGAAGGCAGCGGCCTTGAAATAGCCCGGGACGGGATTATCGTGGACAGCCGAATGCGTACCAGCATCGAAGATGTCTACGCTGTCGGAGACTGTGTCTCCTTTACCAGCGCCATTACCGGTGAACCCGCCGGGGGAAAACTGGCGACCAACGCGGTTCCCATGGGTCGCATTCTGGCAGCCAACCTGAAGGGTGAGGACCGGGAGTATCCGGGCTTTATTAACGGTGCGGCAACCAAGGCGGGGGAACTCTTTATCGGCGGAACAGGCATGAAGGAAGAAGAGGCAAAAGGGCATTTTCAGGTTCTATGCGGCTACTCCGAATTTACCACCACCTTTCCCATAATGCCGGGGGCAAAAAAGGCTCGCCTCAAGCTGCTGGCGGACCGTGAAAGCGGAAGGATCATCGGAGGCCAGATTGTGAGCGGACAGCCGGTTACCGACAAGGTCGACCAGATAAGCATGGCCATCCAGTTTGGCCTGAAGGTTGAGGATCTTCTGAATTTCAGCTATTCCAGTCAGCCCTGGCAGTCTTTTTATCCCGCCCATAACCTGCTGGTAAAGGCTGCGGAGGAACTTTCCATCCAGTTGAGCGGGCCGGACAGAAAACCAGCTGTCCTGGTCGAGGCTCGGTAATGGAAAAGCAGTACCTGGTTGCCTGCGGTACCGATTCGGAAGACGGCAGCTTCTTTACAAAGAATCATTTTGGAGAATCCCGCTGGTATGATATCTGGCGGGTATCTCCATCAGGAGCAGCGGAGAAGATCGACCGCATCCCGAATCCCGCATCCCAGGCGAATGAGGAAAGCCATGAGCATGGACATGATGAAAAGAAACCGGGAAAGATTGCCCCGGTGCTCAAGAAAAAAGGGGTCAGCGTTATCATGGGCCGCAGTATCGGCGCCAACGTGGTCAGGATGCGGCGAAAGTTTGTGGTCGTTGTAAGCCGCAGCGAGAAAACAGACGAGGCTCTCGCGGAGCTCCGGAAGCGCCTTTCTGAGGTACAGGAGCTCCTGGATGCCGGTGAAGAGCGGGGTCACATGATACTCCGGCGGCCCGGAACCAAAGACCCGGACAGTCAGAAGGAGAGATCCACGTAGAGGGGCAGATGATCCGACGCCCGCCGTGCGAGTCTGCTCATGTGGGCCCGGGTTTCCTGCCGCCTGAGCTTTCCGCTCATCCAGATACGGTCCAGGGGCAGAAGGGGAAAGCGGGACGGGAAGCTGCGTTTTGCAACATGTTTTGAGAAAAGCCGGTCAAGACTGCGCAGAAAGGGATTCAAGAGGCGCCACTCGTTGAGGTCCCCCATGAATACCACCGCATCTTTCGAGGGCCTGGTATAGCGCCGGATCGCCTGAACAAGCAGCCGCCCCTGACCTTTCCGTACCCGTTTTCGCAGATCCAGGTGAGTCACCACAACCCAGAGCTGCTCCCCTCCGAGGTCTACCCTGGCAAAGATTGCCCGCCGGGCCTCCGGGCGTATCATCCTTCCCGGGTATCCGGCACTTTCCTCGAGGTCCACATCCAGGCATTCGACAAGCGGATATCGGGAGAAGAGGGCGTTGCCGAAATCTCCCCGGGAATCCTTCAGGGTTTTTCCAAAAACAAGATGGTAATCCGGATAGGCCCTTCGCAGAAGCTCCAGAAGCTCCGTACCGGTGCCGGTATTGCTGCGGACCTCCTGCATGCCGAGGATATCCGGCCCTGTCTCCCGAATCACTTCCAGGATCCGCTCCGGGTCGTAACGGCCGTCGGTACCGACACAACCGTGAAGGTTATAGGTCATAACACGCATGCTAGGTCTTAATCCCTGAGATTTTGCGCACCAGGGAGACGATACCCGTCATGATGGCGAAATAGGCGGCCAGAAGCAGAACAAACATGAGAATGTTCATCCAGCCGGGATCTGTAAAAACCTTCCTGATGGTCTCGCCGAAAACGGTAAAGGCGATAATTCCGGGCATGAGGCCGATGAGAGAACCCAGCAAAAACTGGGAGGGACGGAACCCCAGCATGCCGGTAACCAGGTTCACCACGAGAAAGGGCCCGGAGGGCACCATGCGGGAGATGGCCACCGCCCAGAGACCGTAGGGGCGGATCTTTTCGAACTGCTTCTTTACATGACGGACGGCCCTGAAGCGGTCGAACCAGGGGTTTGTGTGCAGGACAAGCCCCAGGGCGTAAAAAATAGCGGCCCCCGAAAACACCCCCAGGGTGGAATAGAGAATTCCGAACCAGGGGCCGTGGAGTGCGGCAAAGGAGACGATGGGAACCGTGATGGAAACAAAGACCAGCATGCTGAGCCAGAAGGAGACTATCGTCAGCAGGGCAGCCAGGCCAGGCCTGGTTTCGTTGAGCTCCCGGACCTTCCCGAGGATCTGCTGAATATCCACATCCGTACGGGAGATAAAAAAGACTGCCCCCAGAACGACGGTGGTCAGCAGCATCAGGCCCCAGATTTTCCTGGTCCGGGCAATGATGCCCCTGGGCTCATCCTTTGTCATGGTATGCAATGCCTCCTCCGGCCGGGGTGCTCCCTTCATGTCGAAGTAATCCAGCAGCTCCTCGGGGACCGAACCGGGGGGTAGCAGTTCCCCGGGCTCCTGAAGACCGTCCCAGGATCTGCTCCGTTCTCTGAAAGCCGACAAGCGGGAACCCCGGTGCTGCCGGACCATTTCCCGCCACTCTTCCGGGCTCAAGCCGCAGTGCTGGGCGAGGATGCGAGCCTCCAGTTGTGCGACACACCCGGGGTCGTCCGTCTCCTGCGCGTCCATGAGGATGTTTACCTCGTTATCGAAACCGAAGGAGCGCTGGTTGATGTTCCCGGATCCCAGGGTCAGAAATCGGCTGTCGGTAATCATCAGCTTGGAATGGACCTTGACCGGGGTCGCGGGATCATCGGGAGAAACGGGATTGAAAAATCCCAGACGACCGTGACGGTCGTTCTCCCTCAGCTTCGCGATGTGCATGGAGGCATTGACCCCCATGGTCATCCTGCCCAGCAGATCCGGGAGTTCCCGGCTCATGAGGATAATCAGCTCCGGTCCCTCCTTTTCACGGAGCCTTCGGGCCAGAAGATCGGTGATCTCGTCGCTGGAGAAATACTGGTTCTCGATGAAGATGAACTCCCGTGCCTCCCTGAGCATGTCCAGGTAAACCTGCCGTATCTGCCGGAGGTCCGGGACATCAGCGTCCGGGGATGATCGGGTAAGGGAGATCATGATTCGGGCATTTTCGACATCCACAGGAATCCCTTCAGGCCAGAGAGAAGGAGGTTCAGCATCAGTGGAATGATCGAGGGAGAACTCCTCCTGTGCCAGGGAGAGGAGCTCCCCCACCGCGGGTCCGGACATGACAGCATGGGTGTCGTGATAGGGGCCGTAGGCCTCCCCCTCCGGATTCACCCGGGCAGGGCTCTTCGCGGGATGCTCCGGGCTGTCCCAGCGCTCCCGGGTAAGGTCGATTCCTCCGATAAAGGCCAGGGCATCGTCCAGAATAACGAACTTCTCGTGCCGGGAAGCGAAAGCCGATTTCGCTGGAAGGTGGTGGAGATCCATGTTCGGCGCCTCATGTACTTCCTTCCTGAATTTATGGGTAATGTGCTGGTCCGCCGCAAAGAGGGAGGGGGGCTTCCATATACACAGGTCTATCCACATAGAAGGGTTTTCCCGGGCAATGGAGAGGAGGAGATCCCCCAGCTCCGGTCCCGAGGGACCCGTATCCCTGTCCCGCCTGAGGCGAATGCGGTCGTCAAAGCTCCAGCCGACGATGAGTATCCTCTTTTGGGTCTTCGGAAGAACCTCCGCCAGGGCGGAGTAGTAATCCCGACTGGAGGTAAAAAAGGAGAGCCGGGATGCAATTGATGTGCTTGTATAGTGACGGTCTTGTGTAAAAATCATTCCTTTTTAAAGTAATACACAAAGACCCGGACAACAACAAGGATGATCAGCAGAGCACCCAGCAGCAGGGGAAACCAGTCCCCCAGGCGGGCGTAGAGGGTCATTCCGGGAGGGGCTTCAGGGATTTCCGCTAAAAGCCGGCCCTCTTCAAAAAACCCGAGGCTACCCAGGACCCGTCCCCAGGGGTCAGCTGCCAGGGTGAGCCCGGAGGTGGTGGCCCGGACCAGGGGCACCCTGTTCTCCACCGCCCGAAAGAGCCCGTTGACGCCGTGCTGCATCCCCTCCACCGGGGACAGGGACCAGTAGTCGTTGCTTACATTGACGATGAGCCGGGCCCCCTCCGCCACAAAGCGGCGTACATGAGCGGGCATGATGTCCTCGAAGCAGATGGGGGTGGTAAAGGGCGCCCTGGGGTGCCGGTGAAGCAGGTACTCGCTGCCGGGGGTCCAGTCGGTGACGTCGAACTTGTCCAGCTGCTCGTAGACCGCGGGGAGTTCCTCCTTGAAGGGGAAGTACTCGGTAAAAGGGACCAGCTTTATCTTGTGGTAGATGCTCCCGATCTCTCCCTCCGGGCTGATCAGATAGGTGGAGTTGTGGCTGATTTCCGGGTAATCCGTATCCCCCTCCTCCGGAAGTCTGGTGTGGTCGGAGCTTCCCGTCACGAGCCAGGTGTCCCAGGAATCCACGGCGGAGAGCATCCTTTCGGCGAGTTTCCTCCTCCCTCGCCCCTCGTTACCCCGGCGCATCCAGAAGCGGATATCCGGCACGAAGGCGGTCTCCGGCCAGGCGACCAGGTCCACCGTTCTACCCTCCTCCGCGGCCCGGGCAAGACCGTCCTCGCTCAAGGAAAGGAGGGCGTCCAGGCTCTCGGCGTAGTCGTGCTTTCGGGGGTCCCGGTTATGCTGTACGAGCAGCACGGTAATGCTCTCCTCCGGCTTCGGCGCCAGAGCAAGGGTAAGAGCTCCGAAGCTGAGGGGAAGCAGAACCAGGGCAGCAGCACCGACGAGCAGCGGACGACGGCGCTCCCCGACAGTGAGCAGCTCCGCAATTGCCGCGTTGAAGGCTACGACCAGCCAGCTTACGCCCCAGACCCCGGTCAGGGAAGCGACCTGGATGAAGAGCGTCCAGGGATAGAGGGCCGTACCCAGCATGCCCCAGGGATAGGCCAGGAATCCCATGCCCCGGAGCCAGTCGAAGACTATCCAGGATGAGGAGACTGTGAGAATCCAGCCGCGGCCGGGACGCCGCAGGAGCCACACAAGCAGGGGAAGAAAAATGAGCCACTGGGCCAGGGAGAGGAGCACCGTAAAGGGAAGGGAGACGTATGAGTAGGTTGAGTGCCAGAAGTTGACCAGCATTACCTGCAGGGAGGCGAAAGCCATGACCGAGGTCGCCGCCCCTCCCCGGGAAGCCCTTCGGCAGAACAGAAAGAGGGGTATCAGCGTGACGAAGCTCAAAACCGGGACTCCCTGGAGCCGGAATAGGGATGGAAGGGCCAGGGTGTAGAGCAGGCCGGAAAGCCAGCCCGCGAGGAGCCCGGGGGTATGATGCATGAAGCTTTCTACCGCGGCAGGGATAGAAGCGGAAATCCCGTCGGAAGGCGGATTGGAGCGGATAGCCCGGTCCTGCAGCGTTTTTTTGTCGGCAAAAAAACGCTGCAGGGAGCCGCCCGGAAAAAGATAGAGAGTTAGATTCAGCAGGATAAGGGGCAGAAAGCGCAGGGCCGCCTCGAGCTGCTGACTGGCGGTGTCGGCGGCCATTTTGAGGTCCCCTCCGTGGGCCACGAAGCGCTGAACGTAATCCATGTTGGCATTGCGGGCGAAGAAGAAGGCGAAAAGGTAGAGGGTGGAGCCGAGGATGATCAGACCCTGGTTGAAGAGACCCGCGGGACGGCGCAGCAGGAGCAGAAGGGCCAGAAGGAGCTCGAGGGCCAGGAAGAGAAAGAAGCTGTAGTCGAAGGGGGTAAGACCCGGAACAGGGATATCGAAGGCTTCGGCGAACTCAGGCCCCTCCAGGGATTCCATAAGAGCGGAAAGGTTCGAAGCCCTGAAACTTTCGGAGGAGATGGGCTCGCCCCCGACGGTGTCGTAAAGCCACAGATAGAGGGCAAGCTCTCCCTCCCAGGCGGAAAGAACCGGCTGCACCAGACGCAGTACACCCAGCTCCCGGGCGAGCTCCATGGCGGACTCCCGGCTGTCGATATCCGCGAGGCTGCGGCCGGAGGGCATCAGGTACTCCTCCACCAGGGCCTGGGGTTTGACACTGGAGGATCCGGCGGTGGCGAAGGCCACCTCGATGGATCGGGTAAGTTCCTCCATCTGACCATCGTTCAAGGCTGCCCCGCCCCGGGAGAAGGGTGCGACCATCAGGCTGGGGGTGCGGGTCAGGCTGATGGGACCGTAAAAGGCGAGGAGCGCCTCTGCCAGGGCAAAAAGAAGGAGAATCAGGGAAAGCGCGGGTCTGAACAGGTTTTTAGCGGCAGGACTCGTCATTGACCGTTAGACTCACACGAGGCCGCAGTTAAATATCCAGGAGCCCGTCTTCTACAAGCTGCTGCTGGATCTCCTGGCCGATCCTCATTCCCCAGGCCTGACCGGCGGCCATGGACTCCTGGGAGATCGCGGGCATCTCCTGAATAAGTTTTTTTCCCGTGGGGGTCTCGTAGAAGCTGATGATGTCCGTAATCTCTTCATGGGTAAAGTGTTTGTCGTAAATCGGGACTATAAGGTCTATCATATCTGCCGGGTTGACCCTGGCCATGAACTGGTCCCAGTAGTCTTCGGGAATCTCCGGCAGGATCTGTTTGAACTGGACTATCATATTCTGCATGACCTGGATGCCCATATTGGCGGAACCGGTCATCTCCATGAGACGGACAATATCCTCTTCCTTGGACTGCCCGAAGAGGGAGGCAAAGGAAAGAAGGGAAAACAGCAAAATCGCGATACTCTTTTTCATTAAATAACTCCTGGAAAGGAGCTTGCCCGGGAATGCGGGAAAGAATCAAGGCCAGTGTTCAGAATCGTGGGGATGAGTTGAGGACAATCCTTCTGCTAATCAGGATTTACGGGAAATTTCTTTAATTTTCCTGATTTTTTCCTGTTTACCGGAAATTCAGCGGGTTGAAGGATATCCATCCCCACGATTCTGAACACTACAAAAATGGAAAGACTGATTCCGAATTTGCTGCGTTTATGGAATTAGTGTTTCCACTTCGGCAGTGTTTGCGGTATACTTTACACTATGAGATATATCGAACGCCAGGTTCCAGAAGAAAATGCGGAGGGAAGCTACTTTTTATTCGGTCCCCGGGGTACCGGGAAATCCCTCTGGCTGAAGCACCGTTACCCGCAGGCTGTATTTATAGATCTACTCATGCCTGATACCCGCAGACAACTCGAGGCCCGACCCGAAAGGCTTCGCGAGATTGTAGAGGCTGCGGGAAAAAACAGAATATTTATAATCGATGAGGTCCAGAAGGTTCCGGAGATCCTCAGTCTGGTACATCTTTTACTGGAGGAAAACAAACAGCGGCAATTCATTCTCACAGGATCGAGCTCAAGAAAACTAAAACGCGAAGGGGTTGATCTGCTTGCCGGACGGGCAACCCTAAGGAGTTTTCATCCCTTTTTACTGAGCGAACTGGGGGCTGAATATGATGCGGAAAAGGCACTGCAAACAGGTCTTATTCCTCTTGTCGTCGACAGCCCCCATCCCGGAGAGGTACTGCGCAGTTATATCGACCTCTATTTAAAGGAGGAGATACAGCAGGAAGGGCTGGTCAGAAATCTCGGGGCCTTTGCCCGGGTACTGGAGACCTTGAGTTTCTCCCATGCATCGGTACTGAACCAGTCGGAAGTAGCCCGGGAAGCAGAAGTTGAACGAAAAACAGTATCCGGGTATATCGAGATAGTAGAGCAGATGATGCTCTCCTGCAGGCTGCCTGTTTTTTCCAAAAGAGCCAAGCGTCAGCT is part of the Marispirochaeta aestuarii genome and encodes:
- a CDS encoding FAD-dependent oxidoreductase codes for the protein MTNEHFELLVIGGGPAAITMAKELGSRVRMGVIRREAHSMIYCAMPYAVEGLLQPEKTLKADTLVTETGAQLIRDTVTDVDFEKKSVTTQAGNSYTWDKLVIATGAEPVLPPLKGHELEGVSTFKKEEDMFKVASMVEEGMENAVVIGAGAIGVELAQALAARGVDTVLADMADSVLPNLADPEMTAPAAEELQRLGIRLKLGRKALELRAREDKPALIGGVVFDDGSIEKADLVVFAVGMRPEVSLFEGSGLEIARDGIIVDSRMRTSIEDVYAVGDCVSFTSAITGEPAGGKLATNAVPMGRILAANLKGEDREYPGFINGAATKAGELFIGGTGMKEEEAKGHFQVLCGYSEFTTTFPIMPGAKKARLKLLADRESGRIIGGQIVSGQPVTDKVDQISMAIQFGLKVEDLLNFSYSSQPWQSFYPAHNLLVKAAEELSIQLSGPDRKPAVLVEAR
- a CDS encoding NifB/NifX family molybdenum-iron cluster-binding protein; the encoded protein is MEKQYLVACGTDSEDGSFFTKNHFGESRWYDIWRVSPSGAAEKIDRIPNPASQANEESHEHGHDEKKPGKIAPVLKKKGVSVIMGRSIGANVVRMRRKFVVVVSRSEKTDEALAELRKRLSEVQELLDAGEERGHMILRRPGTKDPDSQKERST
- a CDS encoding endonuclease/exonuclease/phosphatase family protein, with translation MTYNLHGCVGTDGRYDPERILEVIRETGPDILGMQEVRSNTGTGTELLELLRRAYPDYHLVFGKTLKDSRGDFGNALFSRYPLVECLDVDLEESAGYPGRMIRPEARRAIFARVDLGGEQLWVVVTHLDLRKRVRKGQGRLLVQAIRRYTRPSKDAVVFMGDLNEWRLLNPFLRSLDRLFSKHVAKRSFPSRFPLLPLDRIWMSGKLRRQETRAHMSRLARRASDHLPLYVDLSF
- a CDS encoding VTT domain-containing protein, with protein sequence MIFTQDRHYTSTSIASRLSFFTSSRDYYSALAEVLPKTQKRILIVGWSFDDRIRLRRDRDTGPSGPELGDLLLSIARENPSMWIDLCIWKPPSLFAADQHITHKFRKEVHEAPNMDLHHLPAKSAFASRHEKFVILDDALAFIGGIDLTRERWDSPEHPAKSPARVNPEGEAYGPYHDTHAVMSGPAVGELLSLAQEEFSLDHSTDAEPPSLWPEGIPVDVENARIMISLTRSSPDADVPDLRQIRQVYLDMLREAREFIFIENQYFSSDEITDLLARRLREKEGPELIILMSRELPDLLGRMTMGVNASMHIAKLRENDRHGRLGFFNPVSPDDPATPVKVHSKLMITDSRFLTLGSGNINQRSFGFDNEVNILMDAQETDDPGCVAQLEARILAQHCGLSPEEWREMVRQHRGSRLSAFRERSRSWDGLQEPGELLPPGSVPEELLDYFDMKGAPRPEEALHTMTKDEPRGIIARTRKIWGLMLLTTVVLGAVFFISRTDVDIQQILGKVRELNETRPGLAALLTIVSFWLSMLVFVSITVPIVSFAALHGPWFGILYSTLGVFSGAAIFYALGLVLHTNPWFDRFRAVRHVKKQFEKIRPYGLWAVAISRMVPSGPFLVVNLVTGMLGFRPSQFLLGSLIGLMPGIIAFTVFGETIRKVFTDPGWMNILMFVLLLAAYFAIMTGIVSLVRKISGIKT
- the lnt gene encoding apolipoprotein N-acyltransferase is translated as MTSPAAKNLFRPALSLILLLFALAEALLAFYGPISLTRTPSLMVAPFSRGGAALNDGQMEELTRSIEVAFATAGSSSVKPQALVEEYLMPSGRSLADIDSRESAMELARELGVLRLVQPVLSAWEGELALYLWLYDTVGGEPISSESFRASNLSALMESLEGPEFAEAFDIPVPGLTPFDYSFFLFLALELLLALLLLLRRPAGLFNQGLIILGSTLYLFAFFFARNANMDYVQRFVAHGGDLKMAADTASQQLEAALRFLPLILLNLTLYLFPGGSLQRFFADKKTLQDRAIRSNPPSDGISASIPAAVESFMHHTPGLLAGWLSGLLYTLALPSLFRLQGVPVLSFVTLIPLFLFCRRASRGGAATSVMAFASLQVMLVNFWHSTYSYVSLPFTVLLSLAQWLIFLPLLVWLLRRPGRGWILTVSSSWIVFDWLRGMGFLAYPWGMLGTALYPWTLFIQVASLTGVWGVSWLVVAFNAAIAELLTVGERRRPLLVGAAALVLLPLSFGALTLALAPKPEESITVLLVQHNRDPRKHDYAESLDALLSLSEDGLARAAEEGRTVDLVAWPETAFVPDIRFWMRRGNEGRGRRKLAERMLSAVDSWDTWLVTGSSDHTRLPEEGDTDYPEISHNSTYLISPEGEIGSIYHKIKLVPFTEYFPFKEELPAVYEQLDKFDVTDWTPGSEYLLHRHPRAPFTTPICFEDIMPAHVRRFVAEGARLIVNVSNDYWSLSPVEGMQHGVNGLFRAVENRVPLVRATTSGLTLAADPWGRVLGSLGFFEEGRLLAEIPEAPPGMTLYARLGDWFPLLLGALLIILVVVRVFVYYFKKE
- a CDS encoding DUF2059 domain-containing protein, which produces MKKSIAILLFSLLSFASLFGQSKEEDIVRLMEMTGSANMGIQVMQNMIVQFKQILPEIPEDYWDQFMARVNPADMIDLIVPIYDKHFTHEEITDIISFYETPTGKKLIQEMPAISQESMAAGQAWGMRIGQEIQQQLVEDGLLDI
- a CDS encoding ATP-binding protein, whose product is MRYIERQVPEENAEGSYFLFGPRGTGKSLWLKHRYPQAVFIDLLMPDTRRQLEARPERLREIVEAAGKNRIFIIDEVQKVPEILSLVHLLLEENKQRQFILTGSSSRKLKREGVDLLAGRATLRSFHPFLLSELGAEYDAEKALQTGLIPLVVDSPHPGEVLRSYIDLYLKEEIQQEGLVRNLGAFARVLETLSFSHASVLNQSEVAREAEVERKTVSGYIEIVEQMMLSCRLPVFSKRAKRQLIKHEKFYFFDAGVFRELRPKGPLDRTAEIDGLALEGLVMQHLYAWADYSRRDCRIYYWRTKSGTEVDFVLYGQDTFAAMEVKNSRQVHSKDLKSLKAFTEDYPEAQPLLLYRGKENLKIDGIVCIPWNSFLENLRVGSPLFQV